Genomic window (Cydia amplana chromosome 11, ilCydAmpl1.1, whole genome shotgun sequence):
TCGCGTCCACAATTAGAACGCTTCACACTAAACTGATCCAAATCCTGCGTCGAGATAGCCGGATGCGCACCTGTGCGCCTGCGTGAGAACCGACCACGATATCTTCCAGACCTACTACCAAGCGCCCGCGCAGCCGCCCGAACCACGTCCGTCGCAACAATCGCCCTTGTGTCCTGAAACATAAGAAACTTGCGGCATCTCCTCAACAGCCACGCAAGATTGCGCTGTGTACATAAGGCTATACAGCCAGGCTGTGTTTGTTGTGTTATTTTGTCCGCTTTGAACATCCGCGTACGCCTATTATCGCAACTTTTTAGTGTAAAGTAACCAGGCTCGATTAGGAAAATGCAGAGATTACATTCGATCATGTTCTAagaggtttaaaaaaaaaacaccaacTAACCAAGGCATCCAGTTAGTTATAGGTgcttataggtacttaagtatgtacttataccTATATATGGGTATTTTCATAGGTGggtatttttttctattgttgtttaatttttaagtacctaggtttaatttaatgttggtttagttttgtagtattttaactttatggtgaatataatatacaaaagatGTGGCTCGCTTCTTATATATTAAAATGGTTTCTAGTAAGAAACTGTAAACCGCTTCTTGGGAACAGAATTTCGATTTTAAATTCAGTATTCATTTGGATAAACGTGTAGCGTAATGTATTTTTCAAGAAAACAAGACCCAGATAAAGAGTCATACTTAATTAatacacctacctacctacttaattaggtacatacttactcaCTGCACGTCTTGAAgcatatttaagtaggtaggtactgagtGAAAGTAGGCGAGAAATTGCGAAAAATTAACTGtccaaaaattaaatgtaacaaGCAGTTAAAGCCTACTTCGTAGTATGTATTTAGGAATATTACCAGaaaaaaacgctttttttatGGGAGGCAAACGAGCCGACGAATGCTTACACCTTATACCTTCTCTGTCGAATAAAATGTCTcaataatttttcaaaaacgaCTCATGGTCGCCCTACATCGAACACGTGAGCTGTTTGCAAAATTCGCGTCGGCAGGCCGTGTGAACCTGTACACAATTTGGTCTTTTTGCATTTTTCCACTCTATACAAACTCTTTTTACGAGTCTATTCATCTTCGCTTTGTCGATTCTCTAATCTTTCGTGCGGGCTTCGGCCAATTATTTCACCTTGAATAAGTTATCATAACGCAAAAACATTTAAGGTATTATGATGTTATTAAGTAGGTTctattttgttatatttaatgattaggtacttacataaactTTTTTTATGACTTTTTTTTGTCACACCAATTTTTTTTAGCTAGGTAAAACCGTGAAAACGCGATTCTCCTAGTCAAAACTTTAACTGAATTTTTTGACTGAATAATAAGTGAAAACTAGCTTTCACCGAGGCACTTtgcgaaaactagttttgactgaAAAATCCTATTTGAGACTAATTTAATTTCAGCAATGGAGTATGTGGTAGCTTTCTTATTTCCAAATCTCTCTTCTCTcttaagagtccgcagcaagctcggccgaatAATTTAACCTTCCCATAAAAACacagtttcgttctcattttaaatatATGTGTTGGATTGTATTGCAACTTCACACATATCCTagtcctgtaattagtttatacgcgaaatagagcaaaaacaagttttgtataagtacttaaaaagttaaattcgctgcatttttttattatggttggtatctgaagctacatgAACTAATTATAGGAGTAGATTATCTTATCATATTGATTATCTTATCAAAtagtttcagagcaatctagtCAAttctagtcgttttaaaatgagagcgtaacgtAACTGtgcttttgtatggagaaccgagcttgctgGATAGGATATTGAGGTgtacagtacggctaccatcagtttggcactgacataaacgccgtcgagaacgtaatttactttctatacatctcgctcgtactcgcatattagtgcaaacgagatgtatagaaagtaaattacgttctcgatggcgtttatgtcagcgacaaactgatggtagccgtacagggccTTAATTCTGCCCGTATACTCAAATCAGATAATTGTacccctcatttcccaggacctctcaaatccatacaattccgactcatattggagccactgggaaatGAGAGGTTAACTGTAAACGGCGTTGTAACACTTGTAACTAGCTCGTGATTTTAACTTCCGTAGACATTAGCCCTACGCTGCTGAGTTCGCGAAATAATGtttagctgtttggtatttttttatcattttcattACATGTAACCTATCCAATTACTGTGATAATCTGATAATATCGACTACCGTAGGCTtatgctcattttctatctcaTAATTTAGCCCATTTACTCCCACACTACAGTGACGTAACGTGAGGTCCACCTCTGAAAGAATTACCTAGCTACATTAGGTACGGTACATCGCCTGATTTCAGGCATACATAATTATAGTTATAGGTATGAACCGATTAACCACCAATTAACATTCAACTGTCAAACGCGTAAGACAATAACTGGCTTTAAACCCTTTGCTGTAAACAATAGGCCCTCTTTGCTTTCATGTGGCCGCATATGCGGAGGCGGTCATAAATTGCGATGCGCGCACGCACATGCCCATACGCATTCCTATATGTATACGAGATTATTACGCATGTATGGGTAGCTGTGATTGTGTGTCGGCAGTGCGCAGGTGTGCCTGAGACTGGCCGGCGCCTGCGCGCATTCCAGCGGCGGTCACGGCGCCGGCACTTGCGTACTTGACGCGGACATGACTTGGGTTGGATGACCAAAAACGATGGTTATGGTCGATAAAAGATGTTTGAGTGACGACGCTGAAATAAGGGACGGTTGatgacttggaggatacaactaaacggagtagccattaacaggctttcccctctatcgaaaataggcggccaacggtcatacacaatgtatggactgacgtttatctgacatggctatttttacgttacgcatacatttgacgttcccctcccccgcaaaaatcggcagactgttttgtacagaaaattacagacatggcgtctccgtttgattatatcctccaaggttgatGATGATGTTTCGAAGGTGGCTTGGTTTTTGTGCTATGCTTCGGCATAGGAGGTGTTTTctttaaagtaaaatataatactGAATTACTGAAATAGCTACAACATGGCTACAGCCAGTATTTATACcaatataaacatttttattaataggTATTGTATTAATAGGTTGTATTGTAGGTTGCCAACAAACCACATTGTCGTTTAGCAGAAGTAGATACCAATGTACCTAAGTTGTTTGTAATTATGTTTCTTGAATAatcattaaaattttaattttattaatgggCTGGCTGCGCTCTGAAAAATTGTCTGACATGGTGCCTACGGCCGTTTTATACAACCACAGCTCGCCGTCGGCAGGCCGTTCATCCTTACACAATGAAACCTAAATGGTAAGCACAATGTGCGGTTTCAGTGGATTTTCCTCCCGCCGACTCTCCTCCGCCTGTGGAATAAGCTCACTCTCTCTCTACCGAGATTTTCCCGATAATATGGACTGTCATCGGGATGGGGTCTTCAAGAAAGAACGTCCGATACCTATACCGCCTATAGGTACGTCCCTTGCACATCGATTCAAACTCCAAAATAAGACAACACTTCTTGACATTTAGACACTCGTTATTATGCGAATATGCGTATTATGCGTTAGCAGTAGGTACTCTCATTCAGTCGCAGTGCCACGTGCCTTTAGCCTCTGAAAAGTACTGATTTTCCATTAATTGATACCTACATACACAGCGTAAGTACTGGTGGTGACTGTTTTAGAAGGCAATGTACATTGCCTTCTAAGACAGTCACACAAGCGCCACCTATATAATTAAAGTAAAACTAACAGGGACATGACGTACAGCGACATCTCTACGTGGaataattaaaaagaaactTTTTAATTTAGCTGCCATCTGTTGACAGCTTTATAAACTGAATATAGTTCAGCTACTCGTCAACAGATGGATTctagaaacataaatatttttattttattttaaaatgaattattaaaaaatataaattaatataaatatatattttattaaactcaAATCAAGCATTGTCTGAGGTAGTTTCTTCGTTTCTACCTTAACTGAAGACAATTTCAATGGCAACCCTGTTCACACATGGAGCTAGCAGTCTTCCTTCCGCCCGTCAAAGTTCGTTCGCCGGCTCCTGACGCGAATTTTCTAGATTGAAAGCAGATAACCTAAAATCGCTCTGCGCTTCACTTGTTTTAATCTCTGTCAAACGGCACAAATAATCCAAAAATGGCATCTGCGGCGAGGAAACTGATTCCCCTTTTGGATCGTGTTTTAATTAAACGCGCTGAGGCTGTAACCAAGACTGCGGGAGGTATCGTGCTTCCTGAAAAAGCACAGAGCAAGGTTCTCCATGGAGAAGTCGTCGCTGTGGGGCCCGGTGCAAGGAAGGACAATGGAGACTTCGTCCCCCTGATGGTGAAAGTCGGCGACAAAGTGCTCCTCCCTGAATACGGCGGCACCAAGGTCTCCTTAGACTCCGAAGAAAAGGAGTACCACCTCTTCAGAGAATCGGATATACTGGCTAAAATCGACAACTAAATTAGTGCATAGCTTTAAATTTTACGTGGATTCGAATTGGTTAGTCATAAATACTAGAAATCGTAGTGTATGAACATGATGTGATTGTGTAATATGTTGGTTGCTGATGAAACATGGACATGATGTTATCTCCGTTGCATTTCTTATTATAATACTGTTACTAAAATTTGTTGACTATTATTTC
Coding sequences:
- the LOC134652495 gene encoding 10 kDa heat shock protein, mitochondrial, with the translated sequence MASAARKLIPLLDRVLIKRAEAVTKTAGGIVLPEKAQSKVLHGEVVAVGPGARKDNGDFVPLMVKVGDKVLLPEYGGTKVSLDSEEKEYHLFRESDILAKIDN